A DNA window from Halomonas zincidurans B6 contains the following coding sequences:
- a CDS encoding TVP38/TMEM64 family protein, with protein MNRSLGLVIVLLLGLVGLGLLWQWLAMNDALTPQRLMEMTRYALSWRDSPWAAPVVMGVYVAATLMVFPLSILVAVTGLLFGPLWGFGYALVGTLLASAVTYWVGRKLGREVLLRHGGKHLNGLAKRLAGRGIRTMTVVNLLPLAPFTLTNMMAGAFHLRFRDYMVGSLIGIIPGLVGVTLLGSQLRELITAENRSELAWALGGIALGILVLVALKRYADRKQRSRRL; from the coding sequence ATGAACCGCTCCCTGGGCCTCGTCATCGTCCTGCTGCTCGGCCTGGTCGGCCTGGGCCTGCTCTGGCAATGGCTGGCGATGAACGATGCACTGACCCCGCAACGACTGATGGAAATGACCCGCTATGCGCTGAGCTGGCGCGATTCGCCCTGGGCGGCGCCAGTGGTCATGGGCGTCTACGTCGCGGCGACGCTGATGGTCTTTCCGCTGAGTATCCTGGTGGCGGTGACCGGTTTGCTGTTCGGCCCGCTATGGGGCTTCGGCTACGCGCTCGTCGGCACTTTGCTGGCCTCGGCCGTCACCTACTGGGTGGGCCGCAAGCTCGGCCGCGAAGTGCTGCTGCGCCACGGCGGCAAGCACCTCAATGGCCTGGCCAAACGACTCGCCGGACGTGGCATCCGCACCATGACGGTGGTCAACCTGTTGCCGCTGGCGCCCTTCACGCTGACCAACATGATGGCCGGCGCCTTCCACCTGCGCTTTCGCGATTACATGGTCGGTTCGCTGATCGGGATCATCCCCGGGCTGGTCGGCGTCACGCTGCTGGGCAGTCAGCTCAGAGAGCTGATTACCGCCGAGAATCGCAGCGAACTGGCGTGGGCATTGGGCGGAATCGCACTAGGCATACTGGTGCTGGTCGCGCTCAAGCGTTACGCGGATCGCAAGCAGCGCTCGCGCCGCCTGTAA
- a CDS encoding TauD/TfdA family dioxygenase, whose amino-acid sequence MTTAHPDHTQQTVTRLRVDMGELSAYDDGPALNDAVASGARVTVTWDDGVHGHFPLLWLRDHCPCAACRHPLTRERLYLPLEGISGAPSVGLDDGILRVAWADGHLSHYDPVWLYQRRLAETGTQHTQALPARRPWARDFRPTCVRHADFLDRPGEREWLEALLRDGLVLLEDGPLADEEVSRLAGRIGPMRATNFGARFDVRSKPNPNNAAYTAIGLALHSDLPNWRQPPDIQLLYCLQNEAEGGESIFADGFAVAEALRDADPEAFRVLAETPIDFRFQDEEHDIAVRAAVIQLDADGNPLEVRFNNWIRDTLRLPLDKVEAWYAAYQRFWQLLHDPQHQIEFALEPGQMIAFDNRRVLHGRRAFDPNTGTRHLQGTYLDLDLLESRLRVLAR is encoded by the coding sequence ATGACCACTGCGCATCCCGATCACACCCAGCAGACAGTCACTCGCCTGCGCGTCGACATGGGCGAACTGTCGGCCTACGACGACGGCCCCGCCCTGAACGACGCCGTGGCGAGCGGCGCGCGTGTCACCGTGACCTGGGACGATGGCGTTCACGGCCACTTCCCGTTGCTGTGGCTGCGCGATCATTGCCCGTGCGCCGCCTGCCGCCACCCGCTGACCCGCGAGCGCCTCTACCTGCCGCTCGAGGGTATTTCCGGTGCGCCGAGCGTCGGCCTCGACGACGGCATCCTGCGTGTGGCATGGGCCGATGGCCATCTCAGTCACTACGATCCGGTCTGGCTTTATCAGCGCCGCCTCGCGGAGACCGGCACCCAGCACACGCAAGCGCTGCCGGCGCGCCGCCCCTGGGCGCGCGACTTCCGTCCTACCTGCGTCCGTCATGCCGATTTCCTCGACAGGCCAGGCGAGCGCGAATGGCTCGAGGCGCTGTTGCGCGACGGCCTGGTGCTGCTCGAGGACGGCCCGCTGGCCGACGAGGAGGTCAGCCGGCTGGCCGGGCGCATCGGGCCGATGCGCGCCACCAACTTCGGTGCGCGCTTCGACGTGCGCTCCAAGCCCAACCCCAACAACGCCGCCTACACGGCCATCGGCCTGGCGTTGCACTCCGACCTGCCCAACTGGCGCCAGCCGCCGGACATCCAGCTGCTGTATTGCCTGCAGAACGAAGCCGAGGGTGGCGAATCGATCTTCGCCGACGGTTTCGCGGTGGCCGAGGCCTTGCGTGACGCCGACCCCGAAGCGTTCCGCGTGCTCGCCGAGACGCCCATCGACTTCCGCTTCCAGGACGAGGAGCACGACATCGCGGTCCGCGCGGCGGTGATTCAGCTCGACGCCGACGGCAACCCGCTGGAAGTGCGCTTCAACAACTGGATCCGCGACACCCTGCGATTGCCGCTGGACAAGGTCGAAGCCTGGTACGCGGCCTACCAGCGTTTCTGGCAGTTGCTCCACGACCCGCAACACCAGATCGAGTTCGCCCTCGAGCCGGGCCAGATGATCGCCTTCGACAACCGTCGCGTGCTGCATGGCCGACGCGCCTTCGATCCCAATACCGGCACGCGTCACCTGCAGGGCACCTATCTCGACCTGGACCTGCTGGAATCACGCCTGCGCGTGCTGGCGCGCTGA
- a CDS encoding LysR substrate-binding domain-containing protein produces the protein MDSMPPMLWLQAFEAAARTLSFTQAGQELAVSQSAVSQRIRLLEDRLGQKLFVRHARSLTLTPAGRAWLPSVQEGFARLAEGTAEVFGPRVEAPVTLRATPVMQQTWLAPLLLDFHRRHPQVVVRLVSAIWRDDFGPEGADIEIRYGLGHWEGSVAFSLGDEELLPACSAGTAERLATPQALAGETLIHAVGFAVGWSAWLERAGVPGLDRQCGSLICDSQVMSLSLAARGGGVALAHRSLLAKRADLVAPFALSVPSDEGFWLVRPARRSPRPEALLLWDWLVAHGGETNGELP, from the coding sequence ATGGATTCCATGCCTCCGATGTTGTGGCTGCAGGCCTTCGAGGCCGCGGCGCGTACCTTGAGTTTCACCCAGGCCGGCCAGGAGCTGGCGGTGAGCCAGTCGGCGGTCAGTCAGCGCATCCGCCTGCTCGAGGATCGCCTCGGTCAGAAGCTCTTCGTCCGCCATGCGCGCAGCCTGACGCTGACCCCGGCCGGTCGGGCCTGGCTGCCGAGCGTACAGGAGGGCTTCGCGCGGCTCGCCGAGGGCACTGCCGAAGTGTTCGGTCCGCGCGTCGAGGCGCCGGTCACGCTGCGTGCCACGCCGGTGATGCAGCAGACCTGGCTGGCGCCGCTGCTGCTCGACTTTCATCGCCGGCACCCGCAGGTGGTGGTGCGGCTGGTCAGCGCGATCTGGCGCGACGACTTCGGGCCCGAAGGCGCGGATATCGAGATCCGTTACGGGCTCGGCCACTGGGAGGGCTCGGTGGCTTTTTCGCTGGGTGACGAAGAACTCTTGCCGGCCTGCTCGGCCGGAACGGCGGAACGCCTGGCCACGCCGCAGGCGCTGGCCGGCGAGACGCTGATTCATGCGGTGGGCTTTGCCGTGGGCTGGTCGGCCTGGCTCGAGCGCGCCGGGGTGCCCGGGCTCGACCGTCAGTGCGGCTCGCTGATATGCGACAGTCAGGTCATGTCGCTGTCGCTGGCGGCCCGCGGTGGCGGCGTGGCGCTGGCCCACCGCAGCCTGCTGGCCAAGCGTGCCGACCTGGTGGCACCGTTCGCCCTGAGCGTACCCAGCGACGAGGGATTCTGGCTGGTGCGCCCGGCGCGTCGCTCACCGCGCCCCGAGGCGTTGCTGCTGTGGGATTGGCTGGTGGCACATGGTGGCGAGACCAATGGCGAACTACCGTGA
- a CDS encoding ArnT family glycosyltransferase, whose protein sequence is MQRPAYLRGKQHLSGLLVLIAAVLLLALGIGLRDPWPADEPRFALNALEMLDTGNFWIPHRGGEPYPDKPPIFMWASAAAIALTGSVRLGFLLPSLIGALGTLGLVMDLARRLYGRRIATLTGIALLTTLQFVLQAKTAQIDMLVTLWTTLGAYGLLRHALLGPARRWWYIGCVAMGLGVLTKGVGFLPLLMLPAWGLLAWRGQAVRLAWKDLALGVLVLLATIALWVVPMVLITTLSDDPTLAAYRNNILFKQTGERYAESWHHLEPWYYYLVMVISWAWLPLILGLPWLLPAWWHRARRLDARILLPLSGVVLLVVFFSLSPGKRGIYVLPGIPLLVLAMAPLLPGLLSKRWLHWLGAALLALLGGIFLSAGLLGAAGLTALAELAAKHDLSPWLWWIVLGLSAAALLYWLRPRRGMLALASWLVVFWVLWSTWGYAQLDATRSPRDMMQRVERITGDDTWLAMVDFDEEFLLQTRQPTVHFGNATPLGRQLQRAYAWLNAQPRQRWLFIDQNRADELQCADLSLARDLGLQNGDRWWLIPGKAFGGCQGDTQAAPLYVVPTSLETSPDDR, encoded by the coding sequence ATGCAACGCCCCGCTTACCTTCGCGGCAAGCAGCACCTTAGCGGACTGTTGGTGCTGATCGCAGCCGTGCTCTTGCTGGCCCTGGGCATCGGCCTGCGCGATCCATGGCCGGCCGACGAGCCGCGCTTTGCTCTCAACGCGCTGGAGATGCTCGATACCGGCAATTTCTGGATTCCCCATCGCGGCGGCGAGCCCTACCCCGACAAACCGCCGATCTTCATGTGGGCGTCGGCGGCGGCGATCGCCCTGACCGGATCGGTGCGGCTGGGCTTTCTGCTGCCCTCGCTGATCGGCGCGCTGGGCACGCTGGGATTGGTGATGGATCTCGCGCGGCGGCTCTATGGTCGACGCATCGCTACGCTCACCGGCATCGCGCTGCTGACCACCCTGCAGTTCGTGCTCCAGGCCAAGACCGCGCAGATCGACATGCTGGTAACGCTGTGGACCACTCTCGGCGCCTACGGGTTGTTGCGGCATGCCCTGCTGGGACCGGCGCGGCGCTGGTGGTACATCGGCTGCGTGGCGATGGGGCTGGGGGTTCTCACCAAGGGCGTGGGCTTTTTGCCATTGTTGATGCTGCCAGCCTGGGGGCTGCTGGCGTGGCGCGGCCAGGCCGTCCGCCTGGCCTGGAAGGACCTAGCACTGGGGGTATTGGTCCTCCTTGCGACCATCGCGCTGTGGGTGGTACCGATGGTGCTGATTACTACGCTGAGCGACGATCCGACCCTTGCCGCCTACCGCAACAACATCCTGTTCAAGCAGACCGGCGAGCGCTATGCCGAGTCCTGGCATCATCTCGAGCCCTGGTACTACTACCTCGTCATGGTAATTTCCTGGGCCTGGCTGCCATTGATCCTGGGGCTGCCCTGGCTGCTGCCCGCCTGGTGGCATCGCGCTCGCCGGCTCGATGCCCGGATACTGCTGCCGCTTAGCGGAGTGGTTCTGCTGGTCGTGTTCTTCTCGTTGTCGCCGGGCAAGCGTGGCATCTATGTACTGCCGGGGATTCCGCTGCTGGTGCTGGCCATGGCGCCGTTGCTGCCGGGCCTGCTGAGCAAGCGCTGGCTGCATTGGCTGGGCGCTGCACTGCTCGCCCTCCTCGGCGGCATTTTCCTGAGCGCAGGCCTGCTCGGCGCGGCCGGGTTGACGGCGCTCGCCGAACTGGCCGCGAAACACGACCTGTCGCCGTGGCTGTGGTGGATCGTGCTGGGCCTGAGTGCGGCGGCGCTGCTTTATTGGCTACGTCCGCGACGCGGCATGCTGGCGCTGGCCAGCTGGCTGGTGGTGTTCTGGGTACTGTGGTCGACCTGGGGCTATGCCCAGCTCGATGCCACCCGCTCGCCACGCGACATGATGCAACGCGTCGAACGGATCACCGGTGACGATACCTGGCTGGCGATGGTCGACTTCGACGAAGAATTCCTTCTGCAAACGCGCCAGCCGACCGTCCACTTCGGCAACGCCACCCCGCTGGGTCGGCAGTTGCAGCGCGCCTATGCCTGGCTGAATGCCCAGCCTCGGCAACGCTGGCTATTCATCGATCAGAATAGGGCTGATGAATTGCAATGCGCCGATCTTTCGCTGGCCCGTGACCTGGGGTTGCAGAATGGCGATCGCTGGTGGTTGATACCGGGCAAGGCCTTCGGGGGCTGCCAGGGCGACACCCAGGCAGCGCCACTGTATGTCGTGCCAACCAGCCTGGAAACATCGCCGGACGATCGCTGA
- a CDS encoding lipid-A-disaccharide synthase N-terminal domain-containing protein: MSQEWLWITIGFLGQALFSARFMVQWIASERAKRSIVPKAFWFFSLGGGATLLAYALYRQDPVFIVGQGAGLFIYVRNLMLIHRESRLEQETSRS, from the coding sequence GTGAGTCAGGAGTGGTTGTGGATCACCATCGGCTTTCTTGGCCAGGCGCTGTTCTCGGCGCGCTTCATGGTCCAATGGATCGCCAGTGAACGCGCCAAGCGCAGCATCGTCCCCAAGGCTTTCTGGTTCTTCAGCCTGGGGGGCGGCGCCACACTGCTCGCCTATGCGCTGTATCGACAGGACCCGGTGTTCATCGTCGGCCAGGGGGCGGGGCTGTTCATCTATGTCCGCAATCTGATGCTGATTCACCGGGAGTCCCGCCTGGAACAGGAAACCTCACGCTCTTAG
- a CDS encoding glycosyltransferase family 2 protein → MTAPQLSILIPAKDEAGNLPTLLDEIQAALADTDYEILVVDDASRDGSWELLCRRAEQDARLRPFRHARSAGQSTSIWQAAGAARGCWLAMLDGDGQNDPADLPRLFERAQRGDVTLVIGQRTNRRDDWLKRLSSRVANGVRAALLDDATPDTGCGLKVIRRQAFLDLPYFDHMHRFTPALVLMQGGNCLSLPVNHRPRGSGRSHYGLNNRLWAGLVDLLGVMWLHRRSRLPAPLESVSGPTTLSNDLSTGEPALPEQALQRAGHASTLKGVSR, encoded by the coding sequence GTGACAGCACCGCAGCTTTCCATTCTGATACCCGCCAAAGATGAGGCCGGCAACCTGCCTACGTTGCTCGACGAGATTCAGGCCGCCCTTGCGGATACCGACTACGAGATTCTGGTAGTCGACGATGCCTCGCGAGATGGCAGCTGGGAATTGCTTTGTCGGCGCGCCGAGCAGGATGCTCGACTGCGGCCCTTTCGTCACGCGCGCAGCGCCGGGCAGAGCACCTCGATCTGGCAAGCCGCCGGTGCGGCGCGGGGATGCTGGCTGGCAATGCTGGATGGCGATGGCCAGAACGATCCCGCTGATCTTCCGAGGCTTTTCGAACGCGCCCAGCGAGGCGATGTCACGCTGGTCATCGGCCAACGCACCAACCGTCGCGACGACTGGCTCAAGCGGCTCTCCTCGCGGGTCGCCAACGGCGTTCGCGCGGCGCTGCTCGATGACGCCACGCCTGATACCGGATGCGGCCTCAAGGTCATACGCCGCCAGGCCTTTCTCGACCTACCCTACTTCGACCATATGCATCGCTTCACCCCCGCGCTGGTGCTGATGCAGGGGGGCAATTGTCTATCGCTACCAGTCAATCACCGCCCGCGCGGCAGCGGACGCTCGCATTACGGGCTCAACAATCGGTTATGGGCCGGCCTGGTCGATCTGCTGGGTGTCATGTGGCTGCATCGACGTTCGCGTTTGCCCGCGCCGCTGGAAAGCGTCAGCGGGCCGACAACCCTGAGCAATGACCTGAGTACTGGAGAGCCTGCTCTGCCCGAGCAGGCTCTCCAGAGGGCCGGTCATGCAAGCACCTTGAAGGGGGTATCTCGGTGA
- a CDS encoding response regulator, with protein sequence MRVLLVEDDPLLGDGIKTALQREGYAVDWLLSGHDALAAVRYDTFSVVVLDLGLPDLDGMQVLKEIRRRSVLPVLILTARDDIEARIAGLDGGADDYVLKPFDLQELLARLRVVMRRAQGRASQIIEIGPLRIDEASHEVTWHARVVPLARREYALLLELARHPEKIMTRPHLESLLYGWNEEIASNAVEVHIHHLRRKLDKRLIATVRGIGYRLSPNCE encoded by the coding sequence ATGCGCGTATTACTGGTAGAGGATGACCCGCTGCTGGGCGACGGTATCAAGACGGCCCTGCAGCGTGAGGGCTACGCGGTGGACTGGCTGTTAAGCGGCCACGATGCGCTGGCCGCGGTACGCTACGATACCTTCTCGGTGGTGGTGCTGGATCTGGGGCTGCCCGATCTTGACGGCATGCAGGTGTTGAAGGAGATTCGCCGCCGCAGTGTCCTGCCTGTCTTGATCCTGACTGCCCGTGATGACATCGAGGCGCGTATCGCTGGACTCGATGGGGGCGCCGACGATTACGTGCTCAAGCCCTTCGATCTGCAGGAACTGCTGGCGCGGCTACGTGTAGTGATGCGTCGCGCCCAGGGGCGGGCTTCGCAGATCATCGAGATCGGCCCGCTGCGGATCGACGAGGCGAGCCATGAAGTGACCTGGCATGCCCGGGTGGTGCCGCTGGCGCGACGCGAGTATGCATTGCTGCTCGAACTTGCCCGCCATCCGGAGAAGATCATGACCCGTCCGCATCTCGAGAGCCTGCTTTACGGCTGGAATGAAGAGATAGCCTCCAATGCCGTTGAGGTGCATATTCATCACCTGCGCCGAAAGCTCGACAAACGGCTGATCGCCACCGTGCGAGGTATCGGCTATCGCCTGAGCCCGAACTGCGAATGA
- a CDS encoding ATP-binding protein — translation MISIRRYLTRTLALVLAAITALSITAAYLITKYEMEEILDAQLSLQARLIAAQISADTPLATYREIAAQLSQPGHPARRYTEGRAEPPDAPGEAVRYSHEERMLAVGFWNGDGTPRLLGAKWNDQVPFPPPSAVGYRWIDYGGDRWRVFSLFDTRSETWIRVGIQEEFIDELGGKITLGNLIPMLIALPLLLLATAWIVKRSLRPIDALSREVASRNDRQLSFIEATVPRELGGLQASINAFIARLRETLERERLFTADAAHELRTPLAGIKIHLDNARAGEGASLDKAYTGVARLQRVVEQLLVLARLDRGDAQQAHDIDIYPLVLELVAELWPWAQARGQTLEVTGSTSLRVRADPVEMGILVRNLVDNALRYTPDGGCVTLELASAAGEARLIVRDNGPGVPEAMLARVTERFRRATDQRTTGSGLGLSIVLELAQRQQARLTLANRDPCGLEVTLAWPAAGATRVMTP, via the coding sequence ATGATCTCGATCAGGCGCTATCTTACCCGCACCCTGGCGCTGGTGCTGGCCGCGATCACGGCACTGAGCATCACCGCCGCCTACCTGATCACCAAGTATGAGATGGAAGAGATACTCGATGCTCAACTGAGCTTGCAAGCGCGTTTGATCGCCGCCCAGATCAGCGCCGACACGCCCCTTGCGACCTATCGCGAGATCGCCGCACAGCTCAGCCAGCCCGGGCATCCGGCGCGACGCTATACCGAGGGTCGGGCGGAGCCCCCCGATGCCCCGGGCGAGGCAGTGCGTTATAGCCACGAGGAGCGCATGCTCGCGGTGGGTTTCTGGAACGGCGATGGCACGCCGCGTTTGCTAGGCGCGAAATGGAACGACCAGGTTCCCTTTCCGCCGCCGAGTGCCGTGGGGTATCGTTGGATCGACTATGGCGGTGATCGTTGGCGGGTGTTTTCGCTGTTCGATACGCGCAGCGAGACCTGGATACGTGTCGGCATCCAGGAGGAGTTCATCGATGAGCTTGGCGGCAAGATCACCCTGGGCAACCTGATTCCGATGTTGATCGCCTTGCCGCTGCTGCTGCTGGCCACGGCATGGATCGTCAAGCGCAGCCTCAGACCTATCGACGCTCTGTCGCGTGAAGTGGCCAGTCGCAATGACCGCCAGCTGAGTTTCATCGAGGCCACTGTGCCGCGGGAATTGGGCGGCCTGCAGGCCTCGATCAACGCCTTCATCGCCCGCTTGCGCGAGACGCTGGAGCGTGAGCGGCTCTTCACTGCCGATGCAGCCCATGAGCTGCGCACCCCGCTGGCCGGAATCAAGATTCACCTGGATAACGCGCGTGCCGGCGAAGGCGCCTCGCTGGACAAGGCCTACACCGGTGTGGCGCGCCTGCAGCGGGTCGTCGAGCAGCTGCTGGTACTGGCCCGACTGGACCGCGGCGACGCCCAGCAGGCGCATGATATCGATATCTACCCGCTGGTGCTGGAACTGGTCGCTGAACTCTGGCCCTGGGCTCAGGCGCGTGGCCAGACGCTCGAAGTGACAGGGTCGACATCGCTTCGGGTCCGCGCCGACCCGGTCGAGATGGGCATCCTGGTGCGCAATCTCGTGGATAACGCACTGCGCTACACGCCTGACGGCGGGTGCGTGACGCTCGAGCTGGCGAGCGCCGCGGGCGAGGCGCGGCTGATCGTGCGCGATAACGGTCCCGGGGTCCCGGAAGCCATGCTCGCACGGGTCACCGAACGCTTTCGGCGCGCCACGGACCAGCGCACTACCGGCAGCGGACTGGGCCTGTCGATCGTGCTCGAGCTGGCACAGCGTCAGCAAGCGCGGCTGACGCTGGCCAATCGCGATCCGTGCGGGCTCGAAGTGACTCTGGCATGGCCGGCAGCGGGCGCGACTCGGGTAATGACGCCGTAA
- a CDS encoding zinc-dependent peptidase: MSLWNELKRLGGARRPFPEADWREARRRVPLLATLDDADTERLGERAWAFLHRKRLTLPDDDAFDLPARLGLAAQACLLTLGWDDRAAREAFANVHQVVVVPDAFRRHVEEMDDAGVVHEYEDERVGETWYQGPIVVSLADLADSGDWSGFNVVIHEFAHKLDMGNSQEADGCPPLPRDIAAEEWHRVFTAVWDDLQAHLERGQPTPIDDYAATHPGECFAVCCETFFSAPDVLDGAYPELYALLARYFRQAPLARLPR; encoded by the coding sequence ATGAGCCTGTGGAATGAGCTCAAGCGCCTGGGCGGCGCACGCCGGCCCTTCCCCGAAGCCGACTGGCGGGAGGCTCGCCGGCGCGTGCCGCTGCTCGCGACACTCGACGACGCCGACACCGAACGGCTCGGTGAGCGCGCCTGGGCGTTCTTGCACCGCAAGCGTCTGACGCTACCCGACGACGACGCCTTCGACCTGCCCGCGCGCCTGGGCCTGGCCGCCCAGGCCTGCCTGCTGACGCTCGGCTGGGACGACAGAGCGGCCCGCGAGGCGTTCGCCAACGTCCATCAGGTGGTGGTGGTCCCCGACGCGTTTCGGCGCCATGTGGAAGAGATGGACGACGCCGGCGTGGTGCACGAATACGAGGACGAGCGAGTCGGCGAGACCTGGTACCAGGGGCCGATCGTGGTGTCGCTGGCCGACCTGGCGGACAGCGGCGACTGGAGCGGCTTCAACGTGGTGATCCACGAATTCGCCCACAAGCTCGACATGGGCAACTCGCAGGAGGCCGACGGCTGCCCGCCGCTGCCGCGGGATATCGCCGCCGAAGAGTGGCACCGGGTATTCACGGCGGTATGGGACGATCTGCAGGCGCACCTCGAGCGTGGCCAGCCCACGCCGATCGACGACTACGCCGCGACGCATCCCGGCGAGTGCTTCGCGGTATGCTGCGAGACCTTCTTCAGTGCCCCCGACGTGCTCGATGGCGCCTACCCCGAGCTCTATGCACTGCTCGCACGCTACTTTCGCCAGGCGCCCTTGGCTCGCCTGCCGCGCTGA
- a CDS encoding bifunctional GNAT family N-acetyltransferase/carbon-nitrogen hydrolase family protein → MSLDDLHLNLRNLAPDDYPQLKTLMDAVYDDIGGAWPKHTIDKLIGEFPDGQILIEDDGRIVGVALTALVDYDAFSNPHQYDDLIGHREVILNDAGGDALYGLDVLIDPAYRGHRLGRRLYEARKELCRSINLRSILAGGRIPNYHQYAAEMSPTEYLERVARKEIHDPILSFQLANDFQVKRLLRKYLPEDEKSQGYATLLEWNNILFEPAERVLETRKTQVRVGAVQWQMREFASVESVLQQVEYFVDAVADYQSDFAVLPELFNTPLMGLTDQSNQIEAIRFLAGFTERFKNEISRMAVSFNINIVAGSMVEIGDDDKLYNVSYLCHRDGEIDRQAKLHITPQERRDWVVEGGDELRVFDTDAGRVGILICYDVEFPELPRLLADQDMDILFVPFWTDTKNSYLRVRHCSQARAIENECYVVLCGSVGNVPSIENLDIQYAQSSVFSPSDFAFPHDAVLSETTPNTEMVMFSDLDLTRLKVVRSEGSVTNLKDRRQDLYDLRLRDWSWKSGGRPSGSRQDDGN, encoded by the coding sequence ATGTCGCTCGACGATCTTCACCTCAACCTGCGCAACCTGGCCCCCGACGACTATCCGCAGCTCAAGACGCTGATGGATGCCGTCTACGACGACATCGGCGGGGCCTGGCCGAAACACACCATCGACAAGCTGATCGGCGAGTTTCCCGACGGCCAGATCCTCATCGAGGACGACGGCCGCATCGTCGGCGTGGCGCTGACCGCACTGGTCGATTACGACGCCTTCTCCAACCCGCACCAATACGACGACCTGATCGGCCATCGCGAGGTGATCCTCAACGACGCGGGCGGCGATGCGCTGTACGGCCTCGACGTGCTGATCGACCCGGCCTATCGCGGCCACCGCCTGGGCCGGCGCCTCTACGAGGCGCGCAAGGAACTGTGCCGCTCGATCAACCTGCGCTCGATTCTCGCCGGCGGGCGGATTCCCAACTATCACCAGTACGCCGCCGAGATGTCGCCCACCGAGTACCTGGAAAGGGTCGCCCGCAAGGAGATCCACGACCCGATCCTATCGTTCCAGCTGGCCAACGACTTTCAGGTCAAGCGGCTGCTGCGCAAGTACCTGCCCGAGGACGAGAAATCCCAGGGCTACGCGACGCTGCTGGAGTGGAACAACATCCTCTTCGAACCCGCCGAGCGGGTGCTCGAGACGCGCAAGACCCAGGTGCGCGTCGGCGCGGTGCAGTGGCAGATGCGCGAGTTCGCCTCGGTGGAATCGGTGCTCCAGCAGGTCGAGTACTTCGTCGATGCGGTGGCCGACTACCAGAGCGACTTCGCGGTGCTGCCGGAGCTGTTCAACACGCCGTTGATGGGGCTCACCGACCAGTCCAACCAGATCGAGGCGATCCGTTTCCTGGCCGGCTTCACCGAGCGCTTCAAGAACGAGATCTCGCGCATGGCGGTGTCGTTCAACATCAACATCGTCGCCGGCTCGATGGTCGAGATCGGCGACGACGACAAGCTCTATAACGTCTCCTACCTGTGCCATCGCGACGGCGAGATCGACCGCCAGGCCAAGCTGCACATCACCCCGCAGGAGCGCCGCGACTGGGTGGTGGAAGGCGGCGACGAGCTGCGCGTGTTCGACACCGACGCCGGCCGCGTGGGCATCCTGATCTGCTACGACGTGGAGTTCCCGGAACTGCCGCGGCTGCTCGCCGACCAGGACATGGACATATTATTTGTGCCGTTCTGGACCGACACCAAGAACAGCTACCTGCGGGTGCGCCACTGCTCGCAGGCACGCGCCATCGAGAACGAATGCTACGTGGTGCTGTGCGGCAGCGTCGGCAACGTGCCGTCGATCGAGAATCTCGACATCCAGTACGCCCAGTCGTCGGTGTTCTCGCCGTCGGACTTCGCCTTCCCCCACGATGCGGTGCTCTCCGAGACCACCCCCAACACCGAGATGGTGATGTTCTCGGATCTCGACCTGACGAGACTCAAGGTGGTGCGCAGCGAAGGCTCGGTGACCAACCTCAAGGATCGCCGCCAGGATCTCTACGACCTGCGCCTGCGCGACTGGTCGTGGAAGTCGGGGGGCCGGCCATCCGGAAGCAGACAGGACGATGGCAACTGA
- a CDS encoding GlsB/YeaQ/YmgE family stress response membrane protein → MGIIAWIIFGLIAGAIAKLIMPGKDPGGFIVTIIIGILGAVVGGWIGTALGFGDVSGFNIGSFIIAVIGAIVLLIIYRVVRK, encoded by the coding sequence ATGGGAATTATTGCGTGGATCATCTTCGGCCTGATCGCCGGTGCGATTGCCAAGCTGATCATGCCGGGTAAAGATCCGGGTGGCTTCATTGTCACTATCATCATCGGCATTCTCGGCGCCGTCGTTGGCGGCTGGATAGGAACCGCACTGGGCTTCGGTGACGTCTCCGGCTTCAACATCGGCAGCTTCATCATTGCGGTGATCGGTGCCATCGTGTTGCTGATCATCTATCGCGTCGTGCGTAAATGA